In Lepeophtheirus salmonis unplaced genomic scaffold, UVic_Lsal_1.4 unplaced_contig_8867_pilon, whole genome shotgun sequence, a single window of DNA contains:
- the LOC121131642 gene encoding phosphomannomutase 2-like codes for MDNLLKKLKSHVKIGFVGGSDYNKQQEQLKETINVFDYGFAENGITYYKDNKLVKQGSMIEKLGEVLYQNIVNYSMIYMGNLELPRKRGNFIEYRKGLLNICPVGRSCSNEERDEFYNYDKEKNIRRDFVKELEKKFGGQISMDCFPKGWDKTYCLQFLEGYKIYFFGDMVMEGGNDHEIFIDKRVIGIQVKSPTDTERIKNIFL; via the exons ATGGATAATctgttaaaaaaactaaaatctcATGTTAAAATAGGATTTGTTGGTGGTTCAGACTATAATAAACAACAAGAACAATTAAAAGAAACGATAAATGTGTTTGACTATGGATTTGCAGAGAACGGAATAACTTATTACAAAGATAACAAGCTAGTAAAGCAGGGAAGTATGATTGAAAAATTAGGAgaagttttgtatcaaaatattgtgAATTACAGTATGATCTATATGGGGAATTTAGAATTACCAAGAAAAAGGGGGAATTTTATCGAATATAGAAAAGGACTCCTAAATATTTGTCCTGTTGGTAGGAGCTGTTCTAACGAGGAAAGggatgaattttataattatgacaaagaaaaaaatattaggagagattttgtaaaagaactggaaaaaaagtttg GTGGGCAGATTTCTATGGATTGTTTTCCAAAAGGTTGGGACAAAACATATTGTCTGCAATTTTTGGAGggctataaaatttatttttttggagatatGGTTATGGAGGGAGGTAATGATCATGAGATATTTATCGATAAAAGAGTGATAGGTATTCAAGTTAAGAGTCCAACAGATActgaaagaattaaaaatatttttttataa